One segment of Brassica napus cultivar Da-Ae chromosome C3, Da-Ae, whole genome shotgun sequence DNA contains the following:
- the LOC111203983 gene encoding transcription factor bHLH150-like, which produces MSSEQGSAANPSTSLDVEGTETIPFLRLSRSRRSSEAPARHLSWRWRATAAQKVYSLKLYNALRRSRRSTTVRDTANKMLAATARGTTRWSRAILVSPLGNGLYRHKNTKPVSTARGDGGRSWKLSPVRTRVRVLGGLVPGCRRTALPELLDETADYIGALEMQVRAMTALSKILSEFQPSDKLGSAL; this is translated from the coding sequence ATGTCTTCTGAACAGGGTAGTGCAGCGAATCCTTCAACGTCGCTAGACGTAGAAGGAACTGAAACAATCCCTTTTCTCAGGCTTAGTCGATCAagaagaagttcagaagctCCAGCGAGGCATCTTAGTTGGAGATGGAGAGCCACGGCGGCTCAGAAGGTTTATTCCTTAAAGCTTTACAACGCTCTCCGGCGTTCACGGCGGAGCACAACGGTCCGAGACACGGCCAACAAAATGCTTGCAGCTACGGCTCGTGGTACTACTCGGTGGAGCAGAGCCATTTTGGTGAGTCCACTCGGGAATGGTCTGTACCGGCACAAGAATACAAAGCCGGTGTCTACGGCCAGGGGAGACGGAGGAAGGAGTTGGAAGTTGTCGCCGGTGAGAACTCGGGTCAGAGTTCTAGGTGGGTTGGTGCCTGGCTGCCGGAGAACGGCGTTACCGGAGCTTTTGGACGAGACGGCCGATTACATAGGTGCGTTGGAAATGCAAGTCCGAGCCATGACAGCTCTATCCAAGATACTGTCTGAGTTTCAGCCGTCTGATAAACTCGGCTCGGCGTTATAG